In the Gemmatimonadaceae bacterium genome, one interval contains:
- a CDS encoding response regulator transcription factor — protein sequence MIRIIVAEDQGMVLGALAALLETESDIEVVATARNGAEAISLTRQHCPDVLLTDIEMPEMTGLEVAAALQREGAATRVVIVTTFARSGYLRRALEAGVSGYLLKDSPCDMLANAVRRVHSGLRAIDPELAAGAWDEADPLTDRERQALRLAGEGKATVDIAAALRLSEGTVRNYLSDAMTKVGAINRVEASRIARAKGWL from the coding sequence ATGATTCGCATTATAGTCGCCGAGGACCAGGGCATGGTGCTGGGCGCTCTGGCTGCGTTGCTCGAAACCGAAAGTGACATTGAGGTCGTCGCCACCGCTCGCAATGGGGCGGAGGCAATCTCGCTTACGCGACAGCATTGCCCCGATGTCCTTCTCACCGATATCGAGATGCCGGAGATGACCGGGCTCGAGGTGGCGGCGGCATTGCAGCGCGAGGGCGCTGCGACGCGGGTGGTAATCGTGACGACGTTCGCCCGATCAGGCTATCTGCGACGCGCGCTCGAGGCCGGCGTGTCGGGGTATCTCCTCAAGGACAGCCCGTGTGACATGCTGGCGAATGCAGTGCGACGCGTGCATTCCGGGCTTCGGGCTATTGATCCCGAGCTTGCGGCCGGAGCTTGGGATGAAGCGGACCCTTTGACCGATCGAGAGCGCCAGGCCTTGCGCCTGGCGGGGGAAGGGAAGGCGACTGTCGACATCGCCGCGGCACTCAGGTTATCGGAAGGCACGGTGCGGAATTATCTATCCGACGCCATGACCAAGGTTGGCGCCATCAACCGCGTGGAGGCGTCGCGGATAGCCCGGGCGAAGGGCTGGCTGTAG
- a CDS encoding ABC transporter ATP-binding protein: MNAEAEIVARLDCATKRYGTTLALSEVTFDIECGRVLALLGPNGAGKTTAVKLLLGLSSPTSGTATLFGGDPRKASNRRRIGAMLQVGKVPETLRVREHIDQFRGYYPSPLPVKAVVELGGLQGIEDKKFGELSGGQRQRVLFAIALCGDPELLFLDEPTLGFDVEVRRAFWKQIRAYVSLGRTVLLTTHYLEEADALADRIIVIDRGCIVADGTPTEIKGRVSGRRIRCITDLSPDEIHKIAGVSSVSREGDRTEIIASAAEQVLRELFHRDASLSNLEVTSVGLEDAFMALINKEEAA; encoded by the coding sequence ATGAACGCAGAGGCTGAAATTGTCGCGCGTCTCGATTGCGCAACGAAGCGATACGGAACCACACTCGCTCTGAGTGAAGTGACGTTCGACATCGAGTGCGGACGCGTGCTTGCCCTGCTGGGGCCGAACGGCGCAGGCAAAACCACAGCTGTGAAGCTGCTGCTCGGCCTATCGTCGCCCACGAGCGGGACAGCCACGCTGTTTGGCGGAGATCCGCGGAAGGCCAGCAATCGTCGGAGAATCGGAGCGATGCTTCAGGTGGGCAAAGTCCCGGAGACTCTGCGCGTTCGCGAACATATCGATCAGTTTCGCGGATACTATCCGTCGCCACTGCCGGTGAAGGCCGTCGTCGAGCTCGGCGGACTGCAAGGCATCGAGGACAAGAAATTCGGCGAGCTCTCCGGCGGACAACGACAGCGGGTACTCTTCGCCATCGCACTGTGCGGCGATCCCGAGTTGCTGTTTCTCGACGAGCCAACCCTTGGCTTCGACGTCGAGGTGCGCCGTGCGTTCTGGAAACAAATCCGCGCCTATGTCTCACTTGGACGAACTGTCCTGCTCACGACGCACTATCTGGAAGAGGCGGACGCTCTGGCCGACAGAATCATCGTGATCGATCGCGGTTGCATCGTTGCCGACGGAACGCCCACCGAGATCAAGGGGCGCGTCTCAGGCAGGCGCATTCGCTGCATTACCGATCTGAGCCCTGACGAAATCCACAAAATTGCCGGCGTCAGCAGCGTTTCGCGGGAAGGCGACCGCACCGAAATCATAGCCTCGGCGGCCGAGCAGGTATTGAGAGAGCTTTTCCACCGCGATGCATCTCTGTCCAATCTGGAGGTGACGAGTGTCGGCCTCGAAGACGCGTTCATGGCATTGATCAACAAAGAGGAAGCTGCATGA
- a CDS encoding ABC transporter permease: MTVRLQSTQQRVVPVSETGLSLGASARIYLREAKYELLKLLRLPAFFIPSLGFPMMFYALFALVLPTKSASFPMTTYLLGTYGAFGVIGIALFSLGIGVSTERAQGWLAVKRASPMPIPAYFFGKYAMTILFSALLVTLLCLMGAVFGHVRLQASQWGLLMLVLMFGGIPFCAAGIMVAYLVGPNSAPAVVNAVYLPSAFLSGLFIPAEMLPSFLRTFAQFLPPYHLGRLALNVIGIPTASNGWVHIGALAGFAILFTILATVAYRRDEGKTYG, from the coding sequence ATGACTGTGCGTCTCCAGAGCACTCAGCAGCGGGTGGTGCCCGTTTCCGAGACGGGCCTCTCGCTCGGAGCCTCTGCACGTATCTACCTGCGTGAGGCAAAGTACGAACTGCTCAAGCTGCTTCGTCTTCCGGCATTCTTCATTCCCAGCCTCGGCTTTCCGATGATGTTCTATGCGCTGTTTGCGCTGGTGCTTCCCACAAAATCCGCGTCGTTTCCGATGACGACGTATCTGCTCGGGACATACGGAGCATTCGGCGTGATTGGAATTGCCCTTTTTTCGCTGGGGATCGGTGTGTCGACCGAGCGCGCGCAGGGTTGGCTCGCCGTCAAGCGCGCCAGTCCGATGCCCATACCGGCGTACTTCTTCGGAAAGTACGCAATGACTATCCTGTTCAGCGCACTTCTTGTGACACTGCTCTGTCTGATGGGCGCTGTTTTTGGACACGTCCGGCTGCAGGCATCCCAGTGGGGGTTGCTGATGCTCGTGCTGATGTTCGGCGGGATTCCGTTCTGCGCAGCGGGCATCATGGTCGCGTATCTGGTGGGACCAAATTCTGCGCCAGCTGTGGTTAACGCAGTCTATCTGCCAAGCGCGTTTCTTTCGGGTTTATTCATTCCGGCGGAAATGCTTCCCTCATTTCTCCGCACTTTTGCCCAGTTTCTGCCACCTTATCATCTGGGTCGGCTGGCGCTGAACGTCATCGGAATTCCAACGGCTTCGAATGGATGGGTCCACATAGGTGCGCTCGCCGGATTCGCCATTCTGTTCACGATCCTCGCGACAGTTGCCTACCGGCGCGATGAAGGAAAGACATACGGCTGA
- a CDS encoding sensor histidine kinase, which translates to MTTPPPGKRSFRLLPEDNYLGWTPYAWLVYFPTLFLQPAIAGAPAHTWALTSIVGLAFLPLYFRGYWARGAEASAIAGAIAALGALLVPWNSSGFVLFIYAAAFFGTQRHTRRVAQLLGLLTVIVVAEAFALQLPLLEWAWAAVFIWVVGGVNSHGASVRYANGELRMARDEVEHLATVAERERIARDLHDLLGHTLSLITLKSSLASKLADRDPERAIAEIRDVERISREALVEVRAAIGGYRDAGFARAVASAQQMLAAGGITARVAIEEVEMTPAEEAVLALAVREGVTNVVRHSRAKFCSITLSRDDSARRLMIADDGTWKRALDGNGLAGMRERVAAIGGEFSVDRHNGTLLTIELPDAPLQKDEPVTADSRPVAISVVA; encoded by the coding sequence ATGACCACGCCTCCGCCTGGAAAACGCAGCTTCCGGCTTCTTCCCGAGGACAATTATCTCGGGTGGACGCCGTACGCCTGGCTGGTCTATTTCCCGACACTGTTTCTCCAGCCGGCCATCGCTGGTGCGCCTGCTCATACGTGGGCGCTCACTTCGATCGTTGGGCTCGCCTTTCTGCCGTTGTACTTTCGTGGGTACTGGGCGAGAGGTGCAGAAGCCTCTGCTATCGCTGGCGCCATCGCTGCACTTGGTGCGCTGCTCGTCCCGTGGAACAGCTCCGGATTTGTCCTTTTCATTTATGCCGCCGCATTTTTCGGCACACAGCGTCACACGCGTCGGGTGGCCCAGCTGCTCGGTCTGCTTACCGTCATAGTCGTCGCAGAGGCGTTCGCTCTCCAGCTTCCGCTGCTGGAATGGGCGTGGGCGGCAGTCTTCATCTGGGTGGTCGGCGGAGTCAATTCGCACGGGGCTTCAGTAAGGTATGCAAACGGCGAGTTGCGCATGGCCCGGGACGAGGTCGAACACCTGGCAACGGTTGCGGAACGGGAGCGAATCGCTCGCGATCTGCACGACCTTCTGGGTCACACACTTTCGCTGATCACCCTCAAGTCATCGCTGGCATCCAAGCTCGCGGACCGCGATCCTGAGCGGGCGATCGCTGAAATCCGGGACGTTGAGCGAATCTCGCGCGAGGCTCTTGTCGAAGTGCGGGCAGCAATCGGTGGTTACCGTGATGCCGGCTTCGCTCGAGCAGTTGCCAGCGCACAGCAGATGCTGGCGGCGGGCGGCATCACCGCGCGCGTCGCAATCGAGGAAGTCGAGATGACGCCTGCCGAGGAAGCGGTGCTCGCACTGGCAGTTCGTGAAGGGGTCACCAACGTCGTCAGGCACTCGCGTGCGAAATTCTGTTCGATTACGCTGTCAAGAGACGATAGCGCGAGACGGTTGATGATTGCGGATGACGGAACCTGGAAACGCGCGCTCGACGGGAATGGGCTCGCGGGAATGCGTGAGCGGGTCGCGGCGATTGGGGGAGAGTTTTCAGTTGATCGCCACAATGGCACGCTGCTCACGATCGAGCTTCCCGATGCACCATTGCAAAAGGATGAACCGGTTACCGCAGACAGCAGGCCTGTCGCGATATCAGTCGTCGCATGA
- a CDS encoding aminoacetone oxidase family FAD-binding enzyme, whose amino-acid sequence MPGSENRRSCPRVVVIGAGAAGSMAAIFAATGGAETILLERTRDGGRKILISGGGRCNVLPMRVDESRFVTDSSPNSLRKILRSWPLAGQIDFFQNELRIPLAEEPQSAKLFPVSNRARDVRDGLLAYATRAGTTIRNETIVTGFAPAKDGWLIESESSPAIECDAVIVATGGLSVPNTGSDGLGIRELLRLGHTINPVYPALTPLTSAGESPFAGLSGVSLRVTITARDDVTTRSATATGGFLFTHKGYSGPAVLDVSHVAVRSRAEANGSARVTVQWTELDAAAWETALQPHGNRTLAGAVRAHLPDRLAGVLIGLAGCDPARSLAELRRDERVRVINALVACPLPWSGDEGYRKAEVTGGGINLAEVDPRTMESRRHSRLYICGEVLDAFGPVGGYNFLWSWATGRLAGISAARRTATASPSPGLSATPPRG is encoded by the coding sequence GTGCCAGGCAGTGAAAATCGGCGCTCGTGCCCCCGCGTCGTTGTTATCGGGGCCGGTGCAGCGGGATCGATGGCAGCCATCTTTGCTGCAACCGGTGGTGCAGAAACAATTCTGCTCGAACGCACCCGCGATGGCGGCAGAAAGATTCTGATAAGCGGGGGCGGACGATGCAACGTGCTGCCCATGCGCGTTGATGAGTCGCGTTTCGTCACTGACTCATCTCCGAACTCTCTGCGCAAGATTCTGCGCTCGTGGCCACTTGCCGGGCAGATCGACTTCTTCCAGAATGAGTTGCGCATTCCACTCGCCGAGGAGCCGCAGTCCGCAAAGCTTTTCCCTGTTTCAAACAGAGCTCGCGATGTGCGGGACGGTCTGCTCGCTTACGCAACGCGCGCCGGCACCACGATCCGGAACGAGACCATCGTGACCGGCTTCGCACCCGCGAAAGACGGATGGCTGATTGAATCCGAAAGTTCACCAGCGATTGAATGCGATGCTGTCATCGTCGCTACCGGCGGTCTCTCGGTACCGAACACCGGAAGCGACGGTCTTGGCATTCGAGAGCTGTTGCGACTCGGCCACACGATAAATCCGGTCTACCCTGCGCTCACGCCGCTCACGTCGGCGGGCGAATCGCCCTTTGCCGGCCTGAGTGGCGTTTCACTGCGCGTGACGATCACTGCGCGCGACGACGTGACCACGCGTTCGGCAACAGCAACGGGCGGCTTTCTGTTCACGCACAAAGGTTACAGCGGTCCAGCCGTGCTCGATGTCTCCCACGTTGCCGTGCGTTCGCGAGCGGAAGCGAACGGCTCGGCGCGCGTGACCGTGCAGTGGACGGAGCTCGATGCCGCCGCATGGGAAACCGCGCTGCAACCGCACGGCAATCGGACACTGGCGGGAGCTGTTCGAGCCCATCTTCCTGATCGTCTGGCTGGCGTACTCATCGGGCTGGCCGGCTGCGATCCCGCGCGCTCGCTGGCGGAGCTCCGTCGTGACGAACGCGTTCGCGTAATCAATGCACTGGTTGCATGCCCATTGCCGTGGAGCGGAGACGAGGGCTACCGGAAAGCGGAAGTGACTGGGGGCGGGATCAATCTTGCAGAAGTGGATCCGCGGACGATGGAGAGCCGCCGGCATTCCCGATTGTACATCTGCGGTGAAGTGCTCGATGCGTTCGGCCCGGTTGGCGGTTACAACTTCCTGTGGTCGTGGGCCACTGGCCGTCTGGCCGGGATTAGTGCTGCACGCAGAACAGCTACAGCCAGCCCTTCGCCCGGGCTATCCGCGACGCCTCCACGCGGTTGA